The following are from one region of the Heliangelus exortis chromosome 2, bHelExo1.hap1, whole genome shotgun sequence genome:
- the FANCD2OS gene encoding FANCD2 opposite strand protein — protein sequence MADGYHLWGPRSPLDESLWWLRGAAPPPPAASAHPFRGGGPQLAAALAGLRGRVTAVSRPQAVRLMGLDAVFGRMVTAQPPRWSGSLRVSEHSAFCRVVGRRQRPPGGLREAQAHLVATMCRQILRAILLLYTAYKKCAFVLEHSR from the coding sequence ATGGCGGACGGTTACCACCTCTGGGGTCCCCGTTCGCCCCTCGACGAGTCGCTGTGGTGGCTGCGGGGGGCGGCACCGCCTCCGCCCGCCGCCTCCGCCCACCCTTTTCGCGGGGGCGGCCCCCAGCTGGCGGCGGCGCTGGCGGGGCTCCGCGGCCGTGTGACGGCGGTGAGCCGACCGCAGGCCGTCAGGCTGATGGGCCTCGACGCCGTCTTCGGGCGGATGGTGACGGCGCAGCCGCCGCGCTGGAGCGGATCGCTGCGGGTGTCGGAGCACTCGGCCTTTTGCCGGGTTGTGGGGCGGCGGCAGCGGCCGCCCGGCGGGCTGCGGGAGGCGCAGGCCCACTTGGTGGCCACCATGTGCCGGCAGATCCTGCGGGCCATCCTGCTGCTCTACACCGCCTACAAGAAATGCGCCTTCGTCCTGGAGCACTCCCGCTGA